The genomic stretch AAACCGAGAAACCAAGCACGGAGCACTAGAGCCGATAGTGGTAGTTGCAAACCAGTGGCTTCGGGGAGAGACCTACCATTCCATGATTGATTCTAGGCAAGCAAACGTTGAGGATGAGGGGCTGAGTAAGTGTATCAGAACAATCCTTGACCTCGTGAACGACGACGTTCGATTTATTCTGGTCAAGTATTACGGGATGCTGGTCGATATACTAGAAGAATCCGACTACGAGATGGGTAAGTGGGCAAGCAACTTCGACCAGATGCTAGAGATGGGGTCGATGAACTTTGGGGAGCTGCGTCTCATGTCGAAAGGTGTAGACCGATCGGTCGCGTTGCAGTTAGGAATCCCGCCTGGCGTCGATAATGTAGAAGATTTCCTTGAAAACCGCCGAGGGAAGATCCCCGAATTCTTCACTCGACACCTTCAGTCTCAGGGAGTCTTATAGACTACCCGACTCTCGCGTACAAGTCCAAGCACATCCTTATCGCCCGCTACCGCCGACTGGTTCTAGCCCATCGCCTCCTGGAACCGTTCACGAAGCGCATCCTCGCGCTCCTCGAACTGACCGACCTTCTCCTGCAGGTCGTCGCTGACTCGCTCGATACTCGCGAGCGCCCGCTCGCCGGCGAGGGATGCTTGCGATCCGTCGTCGCCGTCCCCCTCCAACTGCTCCTCGTAGGCCTGCTCGACGCGCTCGATGGTTCCCTCCGGGTTGAACAGGATGTCGTTGGCAATGCGGACGTACTGATCGAGGGATGCGCCCTCCTTCCCTTGGAAGAAGTGGGTGAGTGCGTACGTCGCGCCGGAATGCAGTGTCCACATATCGATCTCGAAGGGAGACGCCGCATTGGCTTCTGCATCGCCAGCGGCACGCTCGGCCAGGTATTCCGGGAAGCCCAGCAGCGTGTAGAACTCCGTGACGGTGAATGGGAGCTCTGAGAAGTCAAGGTCGATGTCTTGAGCGTCCCGGATGAATTCGAAGAGGTCGTCGGCGACGAGTTCGACCTGTGCGAGGAGCTCCTCCCACCAGGTCCGGAAATTCCGCACGTCGCCGACGTGCTTGATGACCTCTTTGTCGGTGAGCGAGCGCATCGTGTTCGAGCAGTAGCCGTCCTGGGCGAACCCCTCCACGTAGACGGCGTGCTCGCCGAAGAAGTCGTAGCCCGACGTGACGCCCATCGTGATCGGGTCCGATCGGCCGGGGAGACGCACCTCGAGGCCGTCGAACATGATGTCCATGTGGACCTCGCCGCCACCCCGGTAGCGCCGAATTTCGCCGAACATCACCTCGCCTAGCGGCGTCCCGTCGATGGTCTCCTCGCGGAGGACCTCCTCCAGCGGGCCGTAGACGTCGACCGGGTTGATGATCGAGTAGGAGTCGGTCGGGATATGGAACAGCGGGTCCGTCTCATCGTCCGATTTCTGGGCCTGCGAGCGAGCCCGACTCGGTTCGACGAGCGCATTGAACCGCTCCGTTTCGACCCACTCGTCGGTGTACGGATTCTGGTACGCCACGGTCGTTTCGACGGCCTGCGGGAGCTCACGAATCGCTTCGGCGAACGTCACGATTTCTGCATTCCCGCGACGCTGTCGGTACCACTCGGGTAGTTCGGTGTCGGTACGCCCATCGACGCCGGCGAAGATGGTTCTGGACTCTGGATCTTTCATTGCAGCACCTCAGAACAGGAACGGTCATCGACGAGCGCCTGCATCGTCTCGCGCCCTGCGCCCCTCTCCCGGGCGCAAAAACAACGCCAACGCGAATAGGTGGTTGTCTGGTTGTTCAGGTGCACTGCCCCCTGCTGAGGTGGATACCGCAACTGGGTTCAATAGAACCGGAACGCTTACTCGCTATGACAAACTCCAGTCAACTATTGTGGCGTCATTCCTTGAGGCATTGGCCAAGCAGCGAGCTTGGCACTGGCTGGAGGAGTCTAAGGGATACACAGTCGATGGTGAGGTCAATATCGGGACTGGTCGCATCGACCTGCTCGCGGAATCACCGTCGGGAGAGATTATCGGGGTCGAGCTGAAGCGAGCATCTGAATTCGGGCTCGATAGAGATATTTATGCCCAAACTCATCGGTATCTCGACAGCGGAGCCCTCGATCAGTTGTACTTTGCTGCTCCCGACGCCGACAAACTTGGGACCAATCCGGAATCGGATCCTGTCGACCAGATGAGTATCCGTGCGATAAGCTATCGGTTAGCTGCGGGCGTTGATGAGGACTGGTACACACCGTCGGAGGTCATCACTCACATTCGAGATGCGATCTCTACAGACTTTCTTGCCTACTCGCTGGAGCATCGTACCGTTGAGGACCTAATTCGGCAGCTGTTAGGTCGTTCCCCCGAGGACAACGAGCCGATTTCTCTTGACGAGGCCGCTCAAGAGCTACGACGTACACGACTTCCGGAGGAGTTGGGTGTGATTCAGGTCCCAATCGAAAAGAACGGATCTAAATCCGACTTTTCGAGCCTGCTTACTCCCGGTGACGGTCCGACGCCGTCGATCGTCCGGGATGCCGAGCCAGTATGTGCTGGCGATGATACCACTGGCCAGATTTCCTCGATTGAAGAACCGTGGGTGCGACATCATACTTGGACTCATTTTGGCGGCATCCCGGAAGCCCAGATCCCGAATGACTTGGAGTCGGACACGCCCACCCGTCCAATCGACATTCTGGCCTTCGAAGGGGATATTGATCCGACTGCAGCGGTCGAAACTCCCGAATCGAATGCCGTCATCGGTATCGAGGCAAAGGGTGAGAGCTCTTTTCCGGGTTCTCGGAAAACCGAGCAATTAGAACAGTTCTTAGCAACTGAAACTCTTTCAAAACTCTATCTTGCTGTTCCAACAACGCTTAGCGAGCGCGCAGTCACGTTTCTTGAGCAGCACGGATTTGATACAGTTGGCCTCATCACCGTAGACGACACCGGTGTCGTCGACATCGTTCGCGAAGCGACGCATCAGACGCCGAAGTACGATGGCTACCTAGAGAATCATCATGAACGGAAGGTCGGGTATGGAGATCTCGAATTCCCGTGGCTTGAGCCAGTATCGAACCTATACCTCACCGAGGAAGAAGCCGAACGGGTCGAGCATCCCGACCCCGTCGCTTACGCGAAACCCATTATCGAGTCAGCCGACTTGGATGTGTCCGCAGGGAGCTGGCTTGACATTGACGACTGGACAGGTTCCGACCGAACAGAAGATGAGTTCTCAAAGGAGCGAGTGCGATACTACCTCCTCCGTGGAGTGAAAGCTGGCCCGTACCTCCTCGACTCCGATGTCGACCAAGATGAAATGATGGGCGGCTACACTCGCTTGGCCTTGGAGTGGTTCGAGGATACTGACGAGCCAGGGCTAAAGTTGAACTTTGGCGGTGGTTCGTGGGTGGGTGGATATCTCTGGTTCACTGGCGAGACTATCCAACAGCTGCTCACGGTTCTGCTGAACATTACGAATCTCAATGGGGCGACGATCCGTGGACAGGGCAAAGTGATCGATTTGGCAACATTCCCGATTCGGGGCGACAGTGAACACCTTCGGCTGCAGGGCCGCTTCGGGGAGGAGGATCTCTTAGAATTAGAGATCCGGAGTCTTGTCGACGAGGCCGAAGGCGACGAAATCTTCGAGGTGGACTTAGGTTCGGGGGAGAAAGCCGGCGTGACGGCGCAGTTTACCGAACCACAGTGGTACGATTTGGTGGCTACGCTGGATCACCTGCTGGCTGGTGGCACGTATCGCGGGCTGCCTGGGGAGTTTGACTCGACTCCACGCATTGGCCCGTTAGGTGAGGACACCTGGGACATCGGGACAGATATTGAGGAAAGGTCGAATCCAGTCTCGATTGAGATGCGCAACTCGGATACCGACTTCCTCACGGAATAGCCACAGTTAGCTTACTCGTCGGTCGCCTGGTGCTTGGGTTCGTGCCGGTTATTATACCGCTCCAGTTCGCGCCCGATTTTCTCGAGCGCCTCGACACCACGTTCGAGGAGCTGGTGGGTGGCTCGCGCCAGTCGAAGTGTCTCCATCAGTGCTCCCCCTCCGGGGGTTCGATGAGGTCGTTGCTCTCTTCGGCGAGTTCCCGGATTACCCGTTCCACGTCAGCCTCCTCGGCAACCGTCCGATGTACGAGCGGAGCAGGATATACACGGTCGCCCTGGCTGCAGAGAACGACCAGCCAATCGTCGCTTCCATCCCCGAGTACGATGTAGTGGTCGCGATCAGCGCGTTGGAAGACCCGCCGGTCCGGGCGAGAGACGGTTCGCCAGTTCTCGGGGAGCGTTGGTGACGGCCGTCCACCGTCGGGGAGCGCGACGACGTCGTCGGTAATGGTCGCCATCGCGGCGTCGATCTTCTCGCCAGTGAGGTGCCAGCACGCCGCTGCACCGTCACACTCCAACTGTGAGACCACCTGATTCCGGAACGCGATGTAGTGCTCACGGGCGAACTGCGCATCGTCGTAGTAGTCGAGCAGGAGTGCGCACGCGACGGTGACGGCGCCGCCGGCCAGGGCGAGCTCGACGAGGCCCAACGAAGCGAGTACAAACCCGACAGGGGCGTACGTAACCAGCGACGCGCCGTAGTGACCGAGTCGATGTACAGCCGAGTGTAGGCAGCGGTAGGCCTTCAGTTGTCTGCTGCCCCAGTAAAGACACTTCTCCACGACACAGCACCCTTAGCTTGTGTGTTGGTTGTTCCACTACCGACAGCCAGCGAACAATAGTCCGATTTGCCACCTGAAGGCCGTTGTGTCGTGCGATTTGTTCCGTTTTCAAACGACATTGTAGATTTTGATGTCCATACAAGGTAGTCCTCTCGTCCTGCGGTTTCAGGGTTGGGCGTCTCAAACAACGACGATCAAGATTCGTAGCCCGTTTGGACCGGCTAACAAGCGACACCCTAGTAACAAATTTTACCCTTCAGCGAGCAGTGCTGATCATGTCACGAAAATGGACCCCGGAATATCTTCGTAACGGGTTCGTTGACGAGGTAAAACAAAAACGAGCGGAACAGGGTTACAACACGAACGAGAAGCCGACCCACAAGTGGTTGCGTGAGAATGGTTTCGGGTACTTTCTACACCGCGTTCGGGAACTTGACACCCGCCCTGATGAGTGGCTCCTCGAAGAGTGTGGGTTTGAGCGGCGGTACAAAGACTATCCATGTAACAATCCCGAGACAGTTCGCCGCGTTGAAAGCTGGCTAGAGTACGTAGACAACGTCGGCGGCCGGCTCAATGGGAGGAGTATTCCCTCGACGCGAAGTCATATCCGGCGCTCGATGGAGATCGCCAAAGAGGCGATCGGCACAAGCGATATCTTCGAACTCGGCCGCGGCGAGCGCACGGTCTGTTTCAATCGGGCGAAACAGATGATGCGGGCCTTCAAGAACGAGTTCGAAACCGGTCAGTCGCGGTACAACTATGTGACGACACTCCGCGATCTTCTCGCGCAGATGGAGGATGAAGACGTAATCGACCATGACCCGCTGACGCCGCTGGTCGAGAAGATTGGCTGGGGTGGAGATTCGACGCCGGTCACGGTTGCCCCTTCCACATCGCTCGTGAAGGCGTACTTCGACGCCTGCGAGACACGGACCGAGCAGATGGTGATGATCTGTCTGGCTGTGATGGGGTGGCGACCGAGTGACTTCTGTGATCCCGAGGCGATCCAGGACATCCACTTCGATGAGGTGCGGCCGTATGTCGAGTTTACAACTCATCGAAAGAATGGCCCCTCCCTCGTCCCTATCATTTTGTGCCAAGATTTTGTCAAGCAATGGGTCCGGTTCGTCGAGACTGTCCCGGGCAACGACACAGCGCTGTTTCCATCTGACAGTTCCAACGACGGTGCACGGTCGACTCAGTGGGTTCGGGAGACTATCGAAGCGATTGGCGACCGCGTCGATGAGACGCTTCGTAACGGTGAGAAGCCGACCCCGAGACATTTCCGTAACTTCTGGTACACTGAGTATACAACGGCTTACGCGGAGTTTCGTCGAGACAACGACTTTGCAGCCTCGGCGCAAGGGTCACGGTCTGCTCGAATTCCGAGTACGTCGTACAACGACCCTCTTCATGGGAGCTGGTTCGATACGTTCGAACAGTTCGCCCATCCAAAACTATCTGAACCGGTCGCCGACCTCGAGCCTGCTGACGAGATCGGAAACATCGACACCGGCGACATTGATGGTGACGCGACGTTTGATCTCGTCGAGACAGCTAGACAGGCTACGCTGGAGGGCTGGGAAGAGGCGAAAGCATTGGTTCCCGGTGGCGGAGAGGTCGCCTACCTCACGAGTCACATGGCCGTCGCTGCTGGCCACACAGCAGCAACGTGGGGAAATATCAAACACCGCGGGATGGCAATGCATCCAGATCTGGAGCACTACCCCAACATGAGCGTCCGACGGCAGGCAGGGATCGGACTGGTTCTCGGGTTCCTTCTCACGGTACTGCTTGCCTCGTGGCACTTGGATGGGACATTCACCAAACTGGCTACAGGAAAGCTCACAGCATGGGTTCCCGTAGCCTTTACAGTTATATACGCGGCGTGGCTGTTCGACCGGGAGTTGCCCGGTCCTCATGACGCAGTCAAGGCTCTGAGGTAGCTACCGCACCCACAACCACTGGGTTGTCCTCTTTCTTACACAGGAAGTGCAACCCTTCTTCTGGCGCCAGTGCTCACCTATCGAGGGAAACGAGGCAGACGCGAATCACTAAGGGACAGGCACCAACGATCGACGGGCGATTGCCGACACTAGAAGACGAACCGAGCGTGGGACTGACGAACTCCAACCGACGGCGCGGAAATACATTCTCACGTTGTCAGGGACGGATAGCTCAGAACCGTCACGGCCATTCAAAAGATGGTCCGCAACAACTCCTGAGGTTGAGAGTCGACATCTTCCGTCACTGTCTCATTGCCTATCCCTCATGTTTGACCTTCTTATGCACCGTTTACGGTGCGGAAGGTATCCTGATTGAACGGTGAGTTTTGTTTTGACCTCTTTTTGACCACCGAGTGGAACGGAGTGTTCTTAAGAGATAGGTAAACAGGATACTGGTATCGGAGAGTACAGCAACTCTGACTGTCGAATCGCTCGTAGTGAACTTGGGCTACAAATATAAACAGTAGTTCCTACACTACGAAGGATTAGCACGGCCCCAGAAAGCGACCTCCGGCGCTGTAGACGCCGGAAGCGCCGTGCTGCCAACCAATGACAGCAACGGAAATTGACCGGGTCAGGAGTGATAACTTTGTCTCTCGGGAGGCAACGGTCACTCCAGAAACCGACCCACGACTACGGCGGATTGTACAGCTCGCTACCTATCCTGATGGACTCACCACGCGAAACGACAGTACCATCAATAGTGGCTTGCCACTCAATGCAGTTGGCGAGTACCTCGGGTGGTTGTGTCAAGACAACAACGGCCAGGTGCTTGCGGAGAGACAGACAATGATTGGCCTGCTCATCGGTCAGGGTGACGTTCTTACTGAGGGGATTTTCTGATGGCTCCTGAAGAGACAATGTCGTTGGCGATCCCAATGGATCCAGCCAGCGTCTTCGATGCGGTCTCGAACAGCCGCCGGCGCCGCGTAATCCTCTCGCTCTCACGGACCTCAGAAGCGGTTACTGCCGGCGATCTCGCTGTCGAGATTGCGGCGATTGAGAACGAGATTGACCCCAGCCAAGTCGGTAGCGACGAACGGACATCGGTTTACATCGCACTCACGCAGACTCATCTCGAAACGCTCGATGCAGTCGATGCAGTCGACTACGACGACCGGTCCAAGACTGTGAGTTCGGCGGACGCAACTGAACCGCTCGCGGAGTACATACGCCGGCTGCAGACGGCCTGCTACATCCCGGGCTCGGAGGAGACCACATGACAGACTCACACGCTCGTACCCTCGAGACGCTTCGAGACATCGACGCCCGCCTCCACCGGCTGTTTGAAGTCGTCGACGAGACTGATGAGACAGCAGCTCCACCGGATGCAGATCCGCTCGCCACACTGAGGCGCGCACGCTCGCAGGTCGACGCTGCACTGCTTGAGCACCAGCGCCAAGCAGCCGATGACATACGTCCTGGCGGTGGGTCGTGTGTTCTCCAATGGAATCCACCCGGTACGCCGCCGCGGCGACTGGTCCTCGACCCCGACAGCGGTGGCGACGGTTGGACTCGCCGTGAACTTGAGTGGACTGGCTCCGGCTGGCGGATGTGCGGACACGACACTGTCCACGATGTTGCGATCAGTGCTCCTGCGGAACCACGCTATCCAGACCCCGTGGATCCCCCGACACTCGACACGCTCCTCGAATGGATCCGCGGCACTTGGCCGCACCCTGATCCGGATGTTCTCGTCTTCGATTCGACGGCGACAGCCGAACAAGGCGTG from Halobacterium jilantaiense encodes the following:
- a CDS encoding PDDEXK family nuclease; translated protein: MASFLEALAKQRAWHWLEESKGYTVDGEVNIGTGRIDLLAESPSGEIIGVELKRASEFGLDRDIYAQTHRYLDSGALDQLYFAAPDADKLGTNPESDPVDQMSIRAISYRLAAGVDEDWYTPSEVITHIRDAISTDFLAYSLEHRTVEDLIRQLLGRSPEDNEPISLDEAAQELRRTRLPEELGVIQVPIEKNGSKSDFSSLLTPGDGPTPSIVRDAEPVCAGDDTTGQISSIEEPWVRHHTWTHFGGIPEAQIPNDLESDTPTRPIDILAFEGDIDPTAAVETPESNAVIGIEAKGESSFPGSRKTEQLEQFLATETLSKLYLAVPTTLSERAVTFLEQHGFDTVGLITVDDTGVVDIVREATHQTPKYDGYLENHHERKVGYGDLEFPWLEPVSNLYLTEEEAERVEHPDPVAYAKPIIESADLDVSAGSWLDIDDWTGSDRTEDEFSKERVRYYLLRGVKAGPYLLDSDVDQDEMMGGYTRLALEWFEDTDEPGLKLNFGGGSWVGGYLWFTGETIQQLLTVLLNITNLNGATIRGQGKVIDLATFPIRGDSEHLRLQGRFGEEDLLELEIRSLVDEAEGDEIFEVDLGSGEKAGVTAQFTEPQWYDLVATLDHLLAGGTYRGLPGEFDSTPRIGPLGEDTWDIGTDIEERSNPVSIEMRNSDTDFLTE
- a CDS encoding DUF6166 domain-containing protein, producing the protein MKAYRCLHSAVHRLGHYGASLVTYAPVGFVLASLGLVELALAGGAVTVACALLLDYYDDAQFAREHYIAFRNQVVSQLECDGAAACWHLTGEKIDAAMATITDDVVALPDGGRPSPTLPENWRTVSRPDRRVFQRADRDHYIVLGDGSDDWLVVLCSQGDRVYPAPLVHRTVAEEADVERVIRELAEESNDLIEPPEGEH
- a CDS encoding DUF7344 domain-containing protein; protein product: MDPASVFDAVSNSRRRRVILSLSRTSEAVTAGDLAVEIAAIENEIDPSQVGSDERTSVYIALTQTHLETLDAVDAVDYDDRSKTVSSADATEPLAEYIRRLQTACYIPGSEETT